A DNA window from Xiphias gladius isolate SHS-SW01 ecotype Sanya breed wild chromosome 3, ASM1685928v1, whole genome shotgun sequence contains the following coding sequences:
- the LOC120786533 gene encoding glucose-6-phosphatase-like isoform X2, with product MQTHYSQSQGYFLLVSMATDLHITFFLLFPIWFHVQQAEAVKLVWVAVVGDWVNLMLKWLLFGERPYWWVQETGYYGNSSQPMIQQFPMTCETGPGSPSGHAMGAAAVYYTMMSSLIATVLKKEGKQFEKWCVRVSLWTLFWCVQVCVCLSRVFIAAHFPHQVITGVTLGILVAESLSQAQEIFKAHLRSYFLISLLLLSLALFLYLCLQLVGINLLWSVEKARRWCRRAEWVSIDTNPLASLFRNTGTLLGLGLGLHSPLYAHTSRESLSRGTEGAIYRFICLSATLVLLQLFDSAFRPPVYSGALFYLLSFCKSATVPLATVAIVPYCVTAALGFKGEKLL from the exons ATGCAGACCCACTACAGTCAAAGCCAGGGTTACTTCCTGTTagtctccatggcaacagacCTACACATCACCTTCTTTCTGTTGTTCCCCATATGGTTCCATGTACAGCAAGCTGAGGCAGTCAAACTGGTGTGGGTGGCAGTAGTGGGAGACTGGGTGAACCTGATGCTGAAATG GCTTCTGTTTGGAGAGCGTCCCTATTGGTGGGTTCAAGAGACGGGTTACTATGGCAACTCCTCCCAGCCGATGATACAGCAGTTCCCCATGACCTGTGAGACTGGACCAG GAAGTCCGTCAGGTCATGCCATGGGGGCTGCGGCAGTCTACTACACCATGATGTCATCACTCATTGCCACAGTGctgaaaaaagaaggaaagcaaTTCGAGAAATG gtgtgtgcgtgtctcaCTATGGACGCTGTTCtggtgtgtgcaggtgtgtgtgtgcctctccAGGGTCTTCATTGCTGCTCACTTCCCACATCAGGTCATCACAGGAGTTACCTTAG GTATCCTGGTAGCAGAATCCCTCAGCCAGGCCCAGGAGATCTTCAAGGCCCATCTGCGTTCATACTTCCTcatctcccttctcctcctctccctggcTCTCTTCTTGTACCTGTGCCTCCAGCTGGTAGGCATCAACCTCCTCTGGAGTGTGGAGAAAGCACGCCGCTGGTGCCGCCGAGCAGAGTGGGTCAGCATTGACACTAACCCCTTGGCCAGCTTGTTCAGAAACACTGGGACTCTgctgggcctgggcctggggCTCCACTCCCCTCTGTATGCACACACCAGCAGAGAATCGCTCAGCAGGGGGACTGAGGGCGCCATCTACAGGTTCATCTGTTTAAGTGCAACACTGGTATTGCTGCAGCTATTTGACTCTGCCTTTCGGCCACCTGTATACAGCGGAGCTCTGTTCTATCTGCTGTCATTCTGTAAAAGTGCCACTGTGCCTCTGGCTACTGTGGCTATTGTTCCCTACTGTGTGACTGCAGCACTGGGATTTAAGGGGGAGAAGCTGCTATGA
- the LOC120786533 gene encoding glucose-6-phosphatase-like isoform X1 encodes MDLLHSSGVRITSYMQTHYSQSQGYFLLVSMATDLHITFFLLFPIWFHVQQAEAVKLVWVAVVGDWVNLMLKWLLFGERPYWWVQETGYYGNSSQPMIQQFPMTCETGPGSPSGHAMGAAAVYYTMMSSLIATVLKKEGKQFEKWCVRVSLWTLFWCVQVCVCLSRVFIAAHFPHQVITGVTLGILVAESLSQAQEIFKAHLRSYFLISLLLLSLALFLYLCLQLVGINLLWSVEKARRWCRRAEWVSIDTNPLASLFRNTGTLLGLGLGLHSPLYAHTSRESLSRGTEGAIYRFICLSATLVLLQLFDSAFRPPVYSGALFYLLSFCKSATVPLATVAIVPYCVTAALGFKGEKLL; translated from the exons ATGGACTTGCTCCACAGCTCTGGTGTGAGGATTACGTCCTACATGCAGACCCACTACAGTCAAAGCCAGGGTTACTTCCTGTTagtctccatggcaacagacCTACACATCACCTTCTTTCTGTTGTTCCCCATATGGTTCCATGTACAGCAAGCTGAGGCAGTCAAACTGGTGTGGGTGGCAGTAGTGGGAGACTGGGTGAACCTGATGCTGAAATG GCTTCTGTTTGGAGAGCGTCCCTATTGGTGGGTTCAAGAGACGGGTTACTATGGCAACTCCTCCCAGCCGATGATACAGCAGTTCCCCATGACCTGTGAGACTGGACCAG GAAGTCCGTCAGGTCATGCCATGGGGGCTGCGGCAGTCTACTACACCATGATGTCATCACTCATTGCCACAGTGctgaaaaaagaaggaaagcaaTTCGAGAAATG gtgtgtgcgtgtctcaCTATGGACGCTGTTCtggtgtgtgcaggtgtgtgtgtgcctctccAGGGTCTTCATTGCTGCTCACTTCCCACATCAGGTCATCACAGGAGTTACCTTAG GTATCCTGGTAGCAGAATCCCTCAGCCAGGCCCAGGAGATCTTCAAGGCCCATCTGCGTTCATACTTCCTcatctcccttctcctcctctccctggcTCTCTTCTTGTACCTGTGCCTCCAGCTGGTAGGCATCAACCTCCTCTGGAGTGTGGAGAAAGCACGCCGCTGGTGCCGCCGAGCAGAGTGGGTCAGCATTGACACTAACCCCTTGGCCAGCTTGTTCAGAAACACTGGGACTCTgctgggcctgggcctggggCTCCACTCCCCTCTGTATGCACACACCAGCAGAGAATCGCTCAGCAGGGGGACTGAGGGCGCCATCTACAGGTTCATCTGTTTAAGTGCAACACTGGTATTGCTGCAGCTATTTGACTCTGCCTTTCGGCCACCTGTATACAGCGGAGCTCTGTTCTATCTGCTGTCATTCTGTAAAAGTGCCACTGTGCCTCTGGCTACTGTGGCTATTGTTCCCTACTGTGTGACTGCAGCACTGGGATTTAAGGGGGAGAAGCTGCTATGA